One Fuerstiella marisgermanici DNA window includes the following coding sequences:
- a CDS encoding AbrB/MazE/SpoVT family DNA-binding domain-containing protein has protein sequence METTPQDACHHIRVDSSGRIRLPIELKEKLGVSNGDCVVVVEHEDEIRLETAAQALARAQEYFSSFVPEGVSLVDELLEERHAEAHDE, from the coding sequence ATGGAAACAACACCGCAAGATGCGTGTCACCATATTCGCGTGGATTCGTCGGGACGCATCCGGTTGCCCATTGAGCTGAAGGAGAAACTCGGCGTCTCAAACGGCGACTGCGTCGTCGTGGTCGAACACGAGGATGAGATCCGACTTGAAACGGCTGCTCAGGCATTAGCTCGGGCTCAGGAGTATTTTTCCAGCTTCGTTCCGGAAGGTGTCAGCCTTGTCGACGAGTTGCTGGAAGAACGACATGCCGAGGCCCACGATGAGTAA
- a CDS encoding PIN domain-containing protein, giving the protein MSNAVFDASAVLAVLNRERGYETAAKDLYQATISAVNYGEVLKKSAERGGSIVHVRAILAQQRLDVVPFDLEHAVKAAEIWHECKPFGLSFADRACVSLGMMLGLPVVTAEENMSKPELDVSVELIRRRATA; this is encoded by the coding sequence ATGAGTAACGCTGTCTTCGATGCGTCGGCGGTGCTGGCGGTTCTCAATCGGGAACGCGGCTATGAAACGGCGGCAAAGGATCTGTATCAGGCCACGATCTCCGCCGTGAACTACGGCGAAGTCCTCAAGAAGAGCGCGGAGCGTGGCGGCTCGATCGTGCATGTGCGTGCCATTCTTGCTCAGCAGCGACTGGATGTCGTTCCGTTTGATCTGGAACACGCTGTGAAGGCGGCTGAGATCTGGCACGAGTGCAAACCGTTCGGGCTTTCGTTCGCCGACAGAGCATGCGTGTCACTCGGCATGATGCTGGGACTGCCTGTTGTGACGGCGGAAGAAAACATGTCGAAGCCGGAACTGGACGTCAGCGTCGAGTTGATTCGAAGGCGAGCGACCGCTTAG
- a CDS encoding tyrosine-type recombinase/integrase has product MQKGRSEILTPSTAGTKLTEHAVPKIIAAHGEAGRWCWEEYFGGRIRNANTRKTYLHAVRNFLHWCDTEGVPLQEISPGMVGRYFDLHPGSTPTKKLHMSAIRGLFDVLVQRHVMILNPALSVRTERYSVTEGKTPEITVEQSRQLLKSIELQSAIDFRDRAIISMLVYTAARVGAVAKLRLGDLVDEGNHLMIKFREKGGKDRSIPARISLREELDEYLVMLPINGSSKDDPVFRSAVGRTGLLTESPMSAIDICRMVKRRLKAAGLPLSASPHSFRSCTATDLLEQGISLEDVQYLLGHSDSRVTRLYDRRQRKITRNIVERISV; this is encoded by the coding sequence ATGCAGAAAGGCCGTTCAGAAATCCTTACGCCATCGACCGCAGGCACAAAGCTCACCGAGCATGCCGTGCCAAAGATAATTGCGGCCCACGGTGAGGCCGGCCGTTGGTGCTGGGAAGAGTATTTCGGCGGACGCATCCGGAACGCCAACACTCGCAAAACGTATCTGCACGCCGTTCGAAACTTCCTGCATTGGTGCGATACCGAAGGCGTCCCTCTGCAGGAGATTTCACCGGGCATGGTCGGGAGATACTTCGATCTGCATCCGGGCAGCACGCCCACGAAGAAGCTGCACATGTCCGCGATTCGAGGACTGTTTGATGTGCTGGTGCAACGTCATGTGATGATTCTGAATCCGGCACTGTCCGTACGCACCGAACGCTATTCCGTGACCGAAGGAAAGACGCCGGAGATCACGGTCGAGCAGTCTCGTCAGCTATTGAAGTCCATCGAACTGCAATCCGCGATCGATTTCCGAGACCGGGCCATCATCAGCATGCTGGTCTACACTGCGGCCCGAGTGGGAGCCGTCGCAAAACTCCGTCTGGGCGATCTGGTGGATGAAGGCAACCATCTGATGATTAAGTTCCGCGAAAAGGGCGGCAAGGACCGCAGCATCCCCGCCAGAATCAGCCTGAGGGAAGAGCTGGATGAATACTTGGTCATGCTGCCGATTAATGGCAGCAGCAAAGACGATCCCGTGTTTCGATCTGCCGTTGGCCGAACGGGGCTGCTTACCGAGTCGCCCATGTCCGCGATCGACATTTGTCGGATGGTCAAACGTCGACTTAAGGCTGCAGGTCTTCCACTTTCTGCCAGTCCGCACAGTTTCAGATCCTGCACTGCCACTGACCTTTTGGAACAAGGCATCAGTCTGGAGGATGTTCAATACTTGCTCGGCCACAGCGATTCGCGGGTGACAAGACTCTACGATCGCAGGCAGCGAAAGATCACGCGGAATATTGTGGAACGGATCAGCGTTTGA
- a CDS encoding spherulation-specific family 4 protein — MSSEVTLYLTVGFNASGAVIQSFGVDVEKSKILWDGREATYRRKQTSDANHEKNTRALLAKGAKHKASQKKLNVFARMLVAHRLEIAESSDHFADTLAACRYWDKGNKALFYLCGFDPLEGRCRISDFFDGVENGFNSEVLPPENIKVYIRAPNNASAVPATEPDLLKIVEQIDLRTGAPQTVPNNGSAGAIRTSSAQTHMDDAIAADDQSTPRHNRTSHDRGLPKTRHPGDCDHAESQCSEPAAQRGAVDGASPRAQSQTGTPASKVWGACLAGLVATVGIILIVAKFLPGEVPARIETDPQAVSPTTLAAIVLETQRITRDQMLKENTPRFTMVLNQNLGGLAPQETQQYQNATSDQAVRIEENDLIIRARQSAFTNDVAALNLKIDGVPEGTPFFWMKLPLSGRGQVVRGSFNQTRVTVNAAAGLFELLVVLKGAGDDPGINPDDIRITAVSAPVLLVPAYFYPDSPSRKSDEWQKFRDLVVAVRGHAQVYAVLNVDSGAVRRDAETHQPTTEPNDDYAALVEELQQWQVPWVGYITYGYGKPRVLTDKSGNTHEVSREDDLDCWLSSYPGMNGVFVDEVPTEPSHTDGLRRLCGTIRKALQAAEVSHPVIIGNPGTMCPPEFASDEIFNWVCIDERTTQNSDFTRLKTASDEIRFGSLLHSATDANHIPVVLETLRKCDVDFFFVTDQSKAVDGDVWTRMPQQEVIDELVKFVSSP; from the coding sequence ATGTCGTCAGAAGTTACGCTGTATCTCACGGTCGGATTCAATGCATCTGGTGCTGTGATCCAGAGCTTCGGAGTGGATGTCGAAAAGTCGAAGATTCTTTGGGACGGTCGGGAAGCCACTTACCGAAGGAAGCAGACGTCCGACGCGAATCACGAGAAGAACACCCGTGCGCTGCTCGCCAAAGGAGCAAAGCACAAGGCATCGCAAAAGAAGCTCAACGTATTTGCGCGCATGCTGGTCGCTCACCGTTTGGAGATTGCCGAGTCCAGCGATCATTTCGCCGATACACTGGCCGCCTGTCGATACTGGGACAAGGGCAACAAAGCCCTGTTTTACCTGTGCGGATTTGATCCACTGGAAGGACGGTGTCGTATCAGCGACTTCTTCGATGGAGTCGAGAACGGATTTAACAGTGAAGTGCTGCCGCCGGAAAATATCAAGGTCTATATCCGCGCTCCCAACAATGCCTCAGCCGTACCGGCAACTGAACCGGACCTGCTCAAGATTGTCGAGCAGATTGATCTCAGAACTGGGGCTCCGCAAACGGTCCCGAATAACGGCTCCGCTGGCGCAATACGGACGAGTTCCGCACAGACTCACATGGACGATGCGATCGCTGCAGACGACCAGAGCACTCCACGCCACAATAGGACAAGCCATGACCGTGGTCTGCCGAAAACTCGGCACCCGGGCGATTGTGATCATGCGGAATCTCAATGCTCAGAACCAGCGGCTCAGCGCGGTGCCGTCGACGGAGCTTCGCCACGAGCGCAGTCGCAGACCGGCACGCCTGCTTCCAAAGTGTGGGGCGCCTGCCTGGCGGGGCTCGTCGCCACGGTTGGCATCATCCTGATCGTGGCCAAATTCCTTCCAGGTGAAGTACCGGCCAGGATCGAAACAGATCCTCAAGCTGTTTCCCCCACGACGCTGGCCGCTATCGTGTTGGAAACGCAGCGAATCACGCGCGACCAGATGCTGAAGGAGAACACACCCCGCTTCACGATGGTGCTGAACCAGAATCTTGGCGGGCTGGCTCCGCAGGAAACTCAGCAGTATCAGAATGCGACTTCGGATCAGGCCGTGCGGATCGAAGAGAATGATCTGATCATTCGCGCCAGACAATCCGCCTTTACCAACGACGTGGCCGCCCTTAATCTGAAAATTGACGGCGTGCCTGAGGGAACGCCGTTCTTCTGGATGAAGCTGCCCCTCTCCGGACGCGGACAGGTTGTCCGGGGATCTTTCAATCAGACGCGGGTTACGGTGAATGCGGCTGCCGGACTTTTCGAACTTCTGGTAGTCCTGAAGGGAGCCGGTGACGATCCCGGCATCAACCCCGACGACATTCGCATCACGGCCGTGTCGGCACCCGTGTTGCTTGTGCCCGCCTATTTCTATCCCGATTCACCAAGCCGGAAGTCCGACGAGTGGCAGAAGTTCCGGGATCTGGTCGTCGCCGTCCGCGGCCACGCCCAGGTTTACGCCGTCCTCAACGTCGACAGTGGGGCCGTCCGACGAGACGCCGAAACCCATCAGCCAACAACGGAACCCAACGACGACTACGCAGCGCTCGTCGAAGAACTGCAGCAATGGCAGGTGCCGTGGGTCGGTTACATCACGTATGGGTACGGCAAGCCGCGAGTTCTCACGGACAAATCCGGGAATACTCATGAGGTCTCCCGCGAAGACGATTTGGACTGCTGGCTGTCGTCCTATCCGGGAATGAACGGCGTGTTTGTAGACGAAGTGCCAACGGAACCCTCGCACACAGACGGGCTGCGACGACTTTGCGGTACGATCCGCAAGGCTCTGCAGGCTGCCGAAGTTTCACATCCCGTGATCATCGGCAACCCCGGAACTATGTGCCCGCCGGAATTCGCATCCGACGAAATCTTCAACTGGGTCTGCATTGATGAGCGGACAACGCAGAACTCAGATTTCACGCGACTGAAAACTGCATCCGACGAAATCCGCTTTGGTTCACTACTGCATTCCGCAACGGACGCCAATCACATCCCCGTCGTCCTGGAGACGCTGCGGAAATGCGACGTGGATTTCTTTTTCGTGACCGACCAAAGCAAAGCTGTCGACGGTGATGTCTGGACGAGAATGCCACAACAGGAAGTCATTGACGAACTGGTGAAGTTCGTCTCCAGCCCGTAG
- a CDS encoding type IV secretory system conjugative DNA transfer family protein gives MSRIINRIRGLVVSLERLSEICKIVWIVGGAAIITFVCPPIGVVLIAFIGSRHVKPKTHTASTHGTARFATLNDMLRGGCLFQHVGTFLGSAVSYTPFSWWFRVRALLSFPVKQSAMALEIASSGSKKPRPLLVRVPDQFPHTAVFGATGSGKSTCFGMQTLSRCGDSMVCLDPKGEQARIFARLRERKFGQQVILIDPFNIAKCGYKPQRLNPLDCFRPDEVRVVDNARRLANALIVTTGKESERFWTDSSITVVTAILAFLMTEAEEGANLNHLRDITSNPATVEKILQMMLRSDKACGMLRRLAGEVSGHEGKTKASVFGVTNSNLSFLDSIAIANSLCESTFDPNVLVNSSATIFLCLPIDRLTEMASLQRIILSTLINLVFAAGENPNRRVHFLLDEAATLGPMDALYSSVQFGRSYGIRTTFLFQSSTQVERCFPESQRPDFMSTVAKVFAGSDDLDTAKTVSDMMGTSTVLSATEQTGVNDGRTGSTGIHDQTTSVSWGANNSTSYAEHSRSLMTPAEVLTLPRHLAIALLPGMSPVLIKKMPYYQRIGRGLFGRMFSLLTNIVIVSATFVVAAAIIWGLTLGRHEPIVLRVMHAASSFWRQ, from the coding sequence ATGTCCAGAATCATAAACCGGATTCGCGGGCTGGTGGTTTCGCTGGAGCGGCTTAGTGAAATCTGCAAGATCGTTTGGATCGTCGGTGGGGCTGCCATCATCACGTTTGTGTGCCCGCCCATTGGGGTCGTCCTGATTGCATTTATCGGATCACGGCACGTGAAGCCGAAGACTCACACGGCCAGCACTCATGGAACGGCGCGATTCGCCACACTCAACGACATGCTGAGGGGCGGCTGTCTATTTCAGCATGTGGGCACGTTTCTTGGCAGTGCGGTCAGCTACACACCGTTTTCCTGGTGGTTTCGCGTGCGGGCACTGTTGAGTTTCCCCGTCAAACAGTCGGCGATGGCTCTTGAGATTGCCTCCAGCGGGTCGAAGAAACCACGGCCGCTGCTTGTTCGGGTACCGGATCAATTTCCTCACACGGCTGTCTTTGGTGCCACGGGCAGCGGCAAGTCAACCTGCTTCGGGATGCAAACATTGAGTCGCTGCGGCGACTCAATGGTGTGTCTTGATCCGAAAGGGGAACAGGCCCGCATCTTCGCTCGGCTGCGTGAAAGAAAGTTTGGTCAGCAGGTGATTCTGATTGATCCGTTCAACATCGCGAAGTGTGGCTATAAGCCGCAGCGGCTTAATCCGCTGGATTGCTTCCGGCCCGATGAGGTTCGCGTGGTCGACAACGCACGCAGGCTGGCGAACGCCCTCATCGTTACCACAGGAAAAGAGTCAGAGAGATTCTGGACAGATTCCAGCATAACCGTGGTGACCGCGATCCTGGCATTCCTCATGACGGAAGCTGAAGAAGGAGCGAACCTCAATCACCTCCGCGACATCACCAGTAATCCGGCGACAGTGGAGAAGATTCTGCAGATGATGCTGCGAAGCGATAAGGCGTGCGGCATGCTGCGACGGCTGGCCGGAGAAGTGTCCGGGCATGAAGGCAAAACCAAAGCCAGCGTGTTCGGTGTCACGAACTCCAATCTGTCATTTCTCGACAGCATCGCCATCGCCAACTCACTCTGTGAATCCACGTTCGACCCCAATGTTCTCGTGAATAGCTCAGCGACGATTTTCCTGTGTCTGCCGATCGACCGGCTGACCGAGATGGCATCGCTGCAGCGGATCATCCTGTCGACGTTGATCAACCTCGTGTTCGCTGCCGGTGAGAATCCCAATCGACGGGTTCACTTCCTGCTCGATGAGGCCGCCACACTGGGTCCGATGGATGCCCTGTACAGCAGCGTCCAGTTCGGACGTTCGTACGGCATCCGAACGACGTTCCTCTTTCAAAGTTCCACTCAGGTCGAGCGCTGTTTCCCGGAATCACAGCGGCCTGATTTCATGAGTACCGTGGCGAAGGTCTTCGCTGGGAGCGACGATCTGGACACAGCAAAGACTGTCTCGGACATGATGGGAACGTCAACTGTTCTGAGTGCGACCGAGCAAACGGGCGTCAATGATGGCCGCACCGGATCAACGGGCATTCACGATCAGACAACCAGCGTGAGCTGGGGTGCGAACAATTCGACATCCTACGCCGAACATTCCCGCTCACTGATGACACCGGCCGAGGTGCTGACGCTGCCGCGGCATCTGGCCATCGCTTTGTTGCCAGGCATGTCTCCGGTGCTCATTAAAAAGATGCCGTACTACCAACGGATCGGACGCGGCCTGTTCGGAAGAATGTTTTCGCTGCTGACAAACATCGTCATCGTCAGTGCCACGTTCGTGGTGGCGGCTGCGATCATCTGGGGACTGACGCTTGGTCGGCACGAGCCGATCGTGCTTCGAGTCATGCACGCTGCCTCGTCCTTTTGGCGACAGTGA
- a CDS encoding ParB/RepB/Spo0J family partition protein: MKPATIPTSLIDPDPDQPRQSMDQEELELLAENIGQIGQLQPIIVYRVGDRCCIADGHRRFAAMMLRQAKSINALVLAEKPPPDVLLLTQLAANCHRADLKPTELANSFQRLRDLKGWSNSEIARQLSVSKARVTQVMSYLKLPDNVKAMLDNGSLPGSTAYAISRAPDEATQQRMVTEAIQGKLKRDDASRRVTRKESATAAVRCRLSLKEASLVLTTPKRVSLDQIISISQELIRECRRAARQGIDVTTLERVLQDQRSPNAQLTATNTGKAAHHE; encoded by the coding sequence ATGAAACCGGCCACCATCCCCACTTCGCTGATCGATCCTGATCCGGATCAGCCGCGCCAATCGATGGATCAGGAAGAGCTTGAGCTTCTCGCTGAGAACATCGGGCAGATCGGGCAGTTGCAGCCGATCATCGTGTACCGCGTCGGCGACCGCTGCTGCATCGCGGACGGCCACCGTCGCTTCGCGGCAATGATGTTGCGACAGGCGAAGTCCATCAACGCTTTGGTGCTTGCCGAGAAACCTCCGCCCGATGTGCTGCTGCTGACGCAGCTCGCGGCGAACTGTCATCGGGCCGACCTGAAGCCCACAGAGCTGGCAAACTCATTTCAACGGTTGCGGGATCTGAAGGGCTGGTCGAATTCTGAGATCGCTCGACAGTTGAGCGTCTCCAAAGCCCGAGTCACACAGGTGATGTCGTATCTGAAGCTGCCGGACAATGTGAAAGCCATGCTGGATAATGGTTCGTTGCCAGGCAGCACGGCCTATGCCATCAGCCGGGCTCCCGATGAAGCGACTCAGCAAAGAATGGTCACCGAGGCCATTCAGGGCAAGCTGAAACGAGACGACGCCTCCCGTCGTGTGACTCGCAAAGAGAGCGCGACCGCAGCAGTTCGCTGCAGGTTGTCTTTGAAGGAGGCCAGTCTCGTGCTGACGACGCCGAAGCGGGTAAGTCTCGACCAGATCATCAGCATCAGTCAGGAACTGATCCGGGAATGCCGACGGGCCGCTCGGCAGGGGATCGATGTCACGACTCTGGAGCGTGTGCTTCAGGACCAGCGAAGTCCGAACGCACAGCTAACGGCCACGAACACGGGAAAGGCAGCTCACCATGAATGA
- a CDS encoding helix-turn-helix domain-containing protein — protein MNVREAAAYLGIARKTLYKWKRQAVRNQGYLIFQGRAVRFRYRQTGVVGQGRILFEQQWLDELKRAMEGESPTRRQPARPSFSNINVPLGIPSR, from the coding sequence ATGAACGTTCGTGAAGCGGCAGCATATCTCGGCATCGCTCGCAAGACACTGTATAAGTGGAAGCGACAGGCCGTCCGCAACCAGGGCTACCTGATCTTTCAGGGACGGGCGGTCCGGTTTCGTTATCGACAAACCGGTGTGGTCGGGCAGGGGCGGATTCTGTTTGAACAGCAATGGCTGGATGAACTTAAACGCGCGATGGAAGGTGAAAGTCCCACACGCCGACAGCCTGCCCGTCCCTCGTTTTCGAACATCAATGTGCCACTCGGCATTCCTTCCCGCTGA
- a CDS encoding tyrosine-type recombinase/integrase translates to MARNRKRQANGCAWHRRFDDGWYATIDGQRTRLRDEMGQPIRGKDNRQQADLAVARLKLQMPEPAAHGAVLVATVAEAYLDHLKATASAAYVDLASRAMNDFCGYCGGLAATDLKKKHVRDWVAQHPSWKSDNTKRDNMTMVMAAFNHAVKEEEILDTNPISGLKKPAAFARVTFFKEDEVQEVLDYCNRKPKKKAVSLAPTGQYFSILLQTGARPFSELARVTADDVHETDKGMVIRFKAGTDAAGNYRHKAAKKTGKDRTIYLFAEAEDVIRSLMEEYPRGSGVPLFRTPRGKSWKRCNGVQSFCTIKRKLGWDKNPDKKNLSLYTCRHTFAKRILSGYWTGQPATIETLAGLMGNTPKVCWDHYAQWCDEYNEPLWAAVGRGRRLEAQLTQTPS, encoded by the coding sequence ATGGCACGCAACAGGAAACGACAGGCCAACGGCTGCGCCTGGCACCGGAGGTTCGATGACGGTTGGTACGCCACCATCGATGGCCAGCGCACTCGGCTTCGTGATGAAATGGGGCAGCCGATCCGCGGGAAGGACAATCGGCAGCAGGCGGATCTGGCGGTGGCCCGACTCAAGCTGCAGATGCCAGAACCGGCTGCTCATGGCGCGGTGCTGGTGGCCACAGTCGCGGAAGCGTATCTCGACCACCTGAAGGCCACAGCGTCTGCCGCGTATGTTGATCTGGCATCCCGAGCGATGAACGACTTCTGTGGCTACTGCGGTGGGCTGGCCGCGACAGACCTGAAGAAGAAGCACGTCCGCGACTGGGTGGCTCAGCACCCCTCGTGGAAGTCGGACAATACGAAACGGGACAACATGACGATGGTCATGGCGGCCTTCAACCATGCCGTCAAGGAAGAGGAGATCCTTGATACCAATCCCATCAGTGGGCTGAAGAAGCCGGCTGCGTTTGCGCGAGTTACCTTCTTCAAGGAAGACGAAGTGCAGGAAGTGCTGGACTACTGTAACCGCAAGCCGAAGAAGAAAGCCGTCAGTCTGGCTCCCACAGGTCAGTACTTTTCTATCCTGCTGCAGACGGGAGCTCGCCCGTTTTCGGAACTGGCCAGAGTAACCGCCGACGATGTCCACGAAACGGACAAGGGCATGGTGATTCGATTCAAAGCCGGGACGGATGCTGCGGGAAACTACCGCCACAAGGCTGCGAAGAAGACCGGAAAGGACCGGACCATCTACCTGTTCGCCGAGGCGGAAGACGTGATCCGGTCGCTGATGGAAGAGTATCCCCGCGGCTCAGGAGTGCCCCTGTTCCGCACGCCACGCGGGAAGTCGTGGAAGCGTTGCAATGGTGTTCAGTCATTTTGCACGATCAAGCGGAAGCTCGGCTGGGACAAGAATCCGGATAAGAAGAATCTGTCGTTGTATACCTGTCGGCACACCTTCGCCAAGAGAATCCTGAGCGGCTACTGGACCGGTCAACCGGCCACGATCGAAACGCTGGCGGGACTCATGGGCAACACGCCCAAAGTCTGCTGGGATCACTATGCCCAGTGGTGTGATGAATACAATGAACCACTGTGGGCGGCAGTCGGTCGCGGACGGCGACTTGAAGCACAGCTGACGCAGACACCGTCGTAA
- a CDS encoding sulfatase-like hydrolase/transferase, translating to MPFALFLPSPVYASTSDKSTPRPNIIVILADDLGYGDLSCYNSKCAYKTPRLDRMAKEGVRFTDAHSPSTICSPSRYGLFSGNQIYRSTGRGGGAFEGPGGPSYLKPGTLTIGQMLQEQGYRTGVFGKWHVGLSWFDKDGKRLGGGFENSLLIDYEKSTPLIDGPNQRGFDQSFITPNCPNTDPLYVYIDNGMVPVPASQRHDRNSLPNPGGKWRWDNDEGWKSPDYNFMNADLLFYEKTKTFITDHRRNTPNKPFFAVLSTQITHAPVLPADEFNSATQAGPRGDFVYELDTLVGKTLDLLQELGIDDNTLVLFNSDNGAETLHVDWMRRDHQHDASGGWRGMKRDGWEGGHRVPFIARWPGHIPAGRVTTQMTNTTDIFATLASIVGYKLPDDAAVDSFDMLPAMLGTVEDDAPIRPHMLTQSFRGEFQIRQGDWKYLDHTGSGGNSYARGMMKEYALPELAPEAPGQLYNLKADPGETQNLFFSEAAKRIELQSLLRQLKSSGRSAPRGRQPVSEIPQQLIVPPSALLQIVDCCAICYCPASPRRGADMRGLITAVEGLSVSSLDWAPLRAIIEENQTFLITSHVRPDADALGSELGMAAILQAFGKTATIVNATSPPTTLHFLNPDGGILKLNEDIPRDKLPDVDVHIVVDTSAWQQLGAMADVVQKAGKKRVVIDHHVSSDNMGATEFKDVQSAATGELIYDAACFLGVTFDATVASALYAAIATDTGWFRFPSTSGDTMRTAAALMELGAEPHELFRLLNEQKSLPRMHLKGRVLARMTTLCDNRLAWIYVDKQDLDETKSVPSDTEGLVNECLTLAGVEAAFIAVQLPSGMIKFSLRCRPPHDVAALAENFGGGGHKLASGATLEGPLTEASSKVLAKFTEMMSDSSGE from the coding sequence ATGCCATTTGCACTTTTCCTGCCAAGTCCAGTATACGCCTCAACTTCCGACAAATCCACACCCCGTCCCAACATCATCGTGATATTGGCCGACGATCTGGGCTATGGTGACTTGTCATGTTACAACTCGAAATGCGCCTACAAGACGCCCCGCTTGGACCGCATGGCGAAGGAAGGCGTGCGATTCACGGACGCTCATAGTCCGTCAACAATCTGCTCTCCTTCGCGCTACGGCCTGTTTTCAGGGAACCAGATTTATCGATCCACGGGCCGAGGCGGCGGGGCATTTGAAGGGCCGGGTGGACCCAGTTACCTGAAACCGGGAACTCTAACCATAGGGCAGATGCTGCAGGAGCAGGGCTATCGGACTGGTGTGTTCGGTAAGTGGCATGTCGGGCTAAGCTGGTTCGACAAAGACGGCAAGCGACTCGGCGGTGGCTTCGAAAACTCGCTTCTGATCGATTACGAAAAAAGCACGCCGCTGATTGACGGACCGAACCAGCGAGGGTTCGACCAATCGTTTATCACTCCCAACTGTCCCAACACAGACCCGCTGTACGTCTACATTGATAACGGAATGGTGCCGGTCCCGGCCAGCCAGCGGCACGATAGAAACAGCCTTCCCAACCCCGGCGGAAAGTGGCGGTGGGACAATGACGAAGGCTGGAAGTCACCCGACTACAACTTTATGAACGCGGATCTGTTGTTCTACGAGAAGACGAAGACGTTTATCACCGACCACCGTCGGAACACACCGAACAAGCCATTCTTCGCCGTACTGTCCACTCAAATCACGCACGCACCGGTACTGCCAGCAGACGAATTCAATAGCGCAACACAAGCTGGCCCTCGCGGCGACTTTGTCTACGAACTCGACACACTTGTCGGAAAGACGCTCGACCTGCTGCAGGAACTTGGCATTGATGACAATACGTTGGTGCTGTTTAACTCAGACAATGGCGCTGAAACACTTCACGTTGATTGGATGCGACGCGATCATCAGCATGATGCATCCGGCGGCTGGCGAGGCATGAAGCGAGATGGCTGGGAAGGCGGTCATCGAGTGCCGTTTATCGCGAGATGGCCTGGGCACATTCCCGCTGGCCGCGTGACAACTCAGATGACGAACACCACCGATATCTTCGCGACACTGGCGTCGATTGTTGGCTACAAACTTCCTGATGACGCTGCCGTCGACAGCTTCGACATGCTGCCGGCGATGTTGGGAACTGTTGAGGACGACGCACCGATCCGGCCGCACATGCTCACGCAAAGCTTTCGAGGCGAATTCCAAATCCGACAAGGCGACTGGAAGTACCTGGACCACACGGGCTCTGGTGGTAACAGCTACGCCAGGGGCATGATGAAAGAGTACGCTCTGCCGGAACTGGCTCCTGAAGCCCCCGGACAACTGTACAACCTGAAGGCCGATCCCGGTGAAACTCAGAACCTGTTCTTCAGCGAAGCGGCGAAACGCATCGAACTGCAAAGCCTCCTTCGGCAACTGAAGTCGTCCGGCCGCAGTGCTCCGCGAGGTCGGCAGCCGGTCAGTGAGATCCCGCAGCAGTTGATCGTACCCCCTTCGGCGTTGCTGCAAATTGTCGATTGTTGTGCGATCTGCTACTGTCCGGCGTCGCCGCGCCGGGGCGCGGACATGCGCGGGTTAATCACTGCAGTCGAAGGCTTATCAGTGTCATCACTGGACTGGGCTCCGTTACGAGCCATCATTGAAGAAAATCAGACCTTTCTGATCACAAGCCACGTCCGACCGGACGCTGACGCGCTGGGTTCAGAACTGGGCATGGCCGCAATTCTGCAGGCTTTCGGCAAGACGGCCACAATCGTTAACGCGACTTCGCCACCGACAACGTTGCACTTTCTGAATCCCGACGGCGGAATACTGAAGCTAAACGAAGACATCCCCCGCGATAAGCTGCCGGATGTTGATGTGCATATTGTGGTCGACACCAGCGCATGGCAGCAACTGGGCGCAATGGCTGACGTCGTTCAGAAGGCGGGTAAGAAGCGAGTCGTGATTGACCACCATGTCAGCTCTGACAACATGGGGGCCACGGAATTTAAGGACGTCCAATCTGCAGCCACGGGCGAACTCATCTATGACGCCGCCTGTTTTCTGGGAGTGACATTTGATGCCACAGTGGCCTCCGCACTGTACGCGGCCATCGCCACTGACACCGGCTGGTTTCGATTTCCTTCGACATCCGGCGACACAATGAGAACCGCGGCGGCGCTGATGGAACTGGGCGCAGAACCGCATGAGTTATTTCGGCTGCTGAACGAACAGAAGTCTCTGCCCCGCATGCACCTGAAAGGCCGCGTGTTGGCTCGCATGACAACGCTGTGTGACAACCGCCTGGCCTGGATCTATGTGGACAAGCAGGATCTGGACGAAACGAAGTCAGTGCCGTCTGATACAGAAGGGCTGGTTAATGAATGTCTGACACTGGCTGGCGTCGAAGCTGCATTTATCGCGGTTCAACTGCCATCAGGGATGATCAAATTCAGCCTGCGATGTCGCCCCCCTCACGACGTCGCCGCCCTGGCGGAAAACTTTGGCGGCGGTGGTCACAAACTGGCGTCCGGTGCGACTCTGGAAGGCCCGCTCACGGAAGCTTCGAGCAAGGTTCTCGCTAAATTCACTGAAATGATGAGTGACAGCAGCGGTGAGTAG